GCTTTAGTGGCTGTTTGTGGTGTGGCGTTTTTAAATTTCCTAGTAGGATGGAAAGGTAGTGCAGGAGAGGGGCTCAGAGATACCGAAGTCAAAAGGATGTCCCAAGAACAGCAAAGTTATTGTGTCCCTGAACCTCTCCCTTCACCTCTGGCTGAGCCCGTTTTCCTTTTGTGATGGTGCATCGAGAGCCCCCAACACTCTCACTGGGTGTTTCTTGTCCACTCCAACCTTGAGCTCAAGGCTAGCTCACACCAACAGATATTCCACACCACAGCTAGAAAACCTGGGTGGGAACGGATGGCAGATCCTATAGCAGAGGGCACTCAGGATGTGTCTCACTGAAGAGAGAAAGGCACAGCAGGATTGCCACTGAGCAACAGGCCTCTTCCCCAAGCAGACCGAGCCCTGCCCGGATCTGGTCATGGTGCGATGAGGAGCTCCAGCTGCCATGCAGAGCTCGCCCCCGAGGCTGCACAGGAGATGGCAGAACGAGGGCAAGAGGTGGGGAGGGACGAAAGGGGCAGGCAGACGAACAGTAACCAAGAGCCTTTGTCCCAAAACCGCTGGGGTGGAGAGTGGACCTGCCCCCAGCCTCACGGCACCCCCAACCCTTCTTAGGCACAATGGGGCAGGGACAGTTTCCTGCCAAATTCCTCTACAGGTTCTTTGCTCCCTCCACAGGATTTTGGGCCAATGAGCCTAGGGCCTTCATCGTCAGTCCAAGAGCAGGACAAGGGGAGACGCTGGTTCCTGGCCATCTCCTTTTATTACATGATTAAATCCAAATTAGAAAATAATCCAAAGAGGGGAAGGACAAGagtccaaggggggggggcttctccgtTAGCTGGCGCTTGGCTGCTCCTGCTCAGTGTACTCTATGCTTGGGggtggaggcggaggaggggcctgGAGGGCGGGGGGAGCTGCAGCTTCCACGGAGGCCGCCTTGGTGGGCTGGGGTTTGCTCAGGGAGCCATAGATTCCCAttgcctggagagagagaaaagggagggagggaggaaaggtcaCAGCCCCACAATATAGCACATGGCATGGATCACACAACACAGAAGTAGCTGGAAGGATCTGCCCTCACTCTGCCCAGCAACCCAGAGTTCAGGCTGTTTCGCATTCTGCAAGAGGACCTCACCCTACCAGGCCCCCCACGCCAACCCCCATGGGGGAACGGAGCCTAGGAGTGGATGGCAACACACGGGTTATGTCGGGGGTCAGATCCGAAGCAGCCTCAACTTGCAGGTCCAAAGTCAATTGTTGCTTTCCCGCACTGCAAGGCCCCTGCTCCACTAAACAGCCAGATCCTAGGCAGAGTTTGGGCTCCTGAAGGGCACCAGCTTCAATGGTGTGAGAAGCGCCCAGCTCTGATGGGATGCCTAATGGAGGCTCCTGGCCTGAGGTGAGGCTTCTCTCCACCAGGTACTTCCTGTCTGCCTACCTCCCCAACCCCTGGCCAACAAGGAAACTGCTGGATTCTTGTAACCTCAGAAGCCTAAGTAGCATCTGTATGCAAGCATCTTTTGCTCTTGCAAAGTTTGACCCAAATCTCCTTCCTTCTTGGACCTGCACCCCTGCAAGCTCCTGCCCTAAACTGGTGCCAGCAGGTCCCAAGGCGCCCGCCTGCCTCCAGGCACACCAAGCTCACCTGGCCAACCATGCTGGAGATGTCTCCCGTGCTGGAGGGCAGAAGAATGGTGTTGGACTCTTTTGCCAGCTTGGAGAAGGCAGCCACGTACTGCTCAGCCACAGAGAGAGATGCTGCACTGTTGCcattctgggagggagggagaaaaaggagaggaagcGAGATGGTACAAAGTTTGCTTTGCAAGCCAAGCACTTCCATCTCCTCTTGCCCAGACGAAAGACAAAAAGGAGGCGTTTGGCACATCACATCTccttcctccaaaggagcccagggtggcaactTAGCCAGAGGTCGGCTGCTGCAAGGCCTTAGAAGAGCCACTCCAACCTGACgccaagtgcatgctgggaaactcCCTCCCAAGGGGTCTCCCCAGGCAGGTGCTTCCCTTGaggacccctccccccaatcacCTGCTGTGCCAGAGCAGATGCCACGACTCGGATCGCTTCTGCTTTGGCTTGAGCCTTCACCAGAATGGCGCTGGCCTCCCCTGGGAAAGGAAGCAAAGGGTGTCAGGCAGGTTCAGGGGAGTCCCCAAGaacatgaacccccccccaagtaaaaAATGGGCTCAGCTCACAGCACCAGCAGTGCGGtgacttcctttcccttccccaatTACTCCAGACACCCCCTGGGCCCCAGATGCTCCCCCGGGTATAGGAGCTAGGAAGAAAATGAGGCAACCTGGGATGCCCCTCCCCAAACCACCTGGAAAGAAGCCCCGATTCCCAAGGGGTGGATGATATCCAAGCAGAAATAGGAGAAAAGGGCACCTCCTATGCGTCAGGGTTCTGCTGGACCAGGGGAAACAATGTCATCTTTGGTAGGTTCTAGATCTCAAGGTATCTAGATCTCAAGTCAGATATCCTCCTTCAGGGGTAAATTGCCAGGCCTGCTCCACATGACAGCTCCTTATTCCTTGGCTGAGACTCCTGGCTGTTTCCCACTGCACAATTATCTTTTGCACATGTCCGCCTGCTCATGTTTCACCTCCTGCCCCCTCATCCATTCATCCCACAAGCACCAGCACTAGAGGCTCCGGGTTatggggcagaggaggagggacaCAGCCAGTGACCTCGGCTGACAGCCTCAGAGGCCTCCCTGCCCTTCTCTGCAGAGGCCTTTAGCCAGGAGAGGCCTCCCGAGGTTACCGGAAGCCTGGTTGATCTGCTCCGCCTTCTCCCCCTCAGAGGCCAGGATCTGAGCTTGCTTCTTCCCCTCCGCCACATTGATGGCCGACTCCCgggtcccttctgactccagCACGGTTGCCCGCTTGCGCCTCTCAGCCTCCACCTGGAAGGGAAAGCGCTGTTTGTGAGAGACCGGCCAGCCTCATGGAAGAAAAGCCGTGCGGCCCAAAAGAGACGAGGAGCCCCAAGGCGCACAGAGGGTGCGGGTGCAGAGCAGAGATCATCACTTCCAGGATCCTCCCTGGAAAATGGCTCCCACGTCATAGGTAAAAAAAGTCCTGCGTTCCAGACCCTGCGAGGATGGGACCCACGCCaggaagagagaaaagcagcTCTGGCATtctgctgagctgagctgagaggCACCGCCAGGACAGACCGCGGAATCACGTTTCCAGTCGCCAGCCAGGTAAGAGGAAGCAAGCTGGACCACGGACGGAGGAGGCAGAGGGAATGGcagtctgcccccaccccaccccctggcctcGTGCCAGGCTGACCTGCATCTGCATGGACTCCTTGACGCGAGGAGGCACGTGGATGTCCTTGATCTCATAGCGCAGGCACCGGATGCCCCAGTAGTCTGAAGCCTGGTTGATGGCGTCCACGATGCTGGCGTTGAGGTTTTCACGCTCCTGAGTGGGGAAATGGGGTGCCAGTGAGGGGGACCCAGAGGGCCTTGAGCCTTAGGAagagcaaaggaagctgcctgcttTGCCCCAGGCCAGCCAccgcctgctctgactggcagcaatgccTCTCCGGAGTCCTGGGCAGGGAAGGGCCTTCCTCTCCACCCCGGACCCTTTTCAACGGGAGATGCTGGTGCCTGAACCCAGGACCTCCTGCAGGCAAAGTATGAGCTTAGCCTCCGAGCTGTGGATTCTTTCACAAGCCTGGCTGTTCTCCAGCCCTTGCTGCCTGGGTGCTCTCATCAGCCAGAGGACCTGGAGATTCCGCAAAGCAGGCGAGCACCCCAACTTCACCCAAGCCGTGGCACACGTGGCACACGGGGCACGCCTGAACCTCCTTGTATCATGCAGTATCCACACCCTGCAAGCTCTTTCTCTGCAGCTCCCCCAGAAACCCAGTCTTCCTCCTGCGCACCCCATGCCGCCGCCCCTCCTGTTATACAGCCCTGGTCTTCCACAGAGCTCCTGCCCGCCCCCTACCACCCTCCAGTGCCAGATGCACACCCCAGACCTCactagccacccccaccccccgctgcacCTCCCATCCCGTGGCTCACCCGAAAGACTTTATCGAGGGTGAGCTTGCCCAGCTCAGACCTCATGGTGGTCTGGGCAAGCTGGGTGACGGCGTATTCAGGGTCCTCCACTCCATAACTGGcctagaggggggaaagaaggaggCAAAGGGATGGAACAGGGAGGCAGCCCTGGCTGCCTGACACTCCCAGGGCCTGGGTATCAAGGGCCAAGGGAAAGGCCTCACCCCCCTCCTGGCCCCAGAAGATGGCAGAAAGCTCAGCAGCCATCCCCCCCCAGACCCTTCTTGCCCTCTCAGCTGCATACCCCCAAACATGCACAAGGATTACAAGAGCCGACAGGATGGGGTGGTGGTAGAATCCTTTTATGTGCCCCAGAAGGGCTCCTGGCTTGATTGGGTGACAGTCCGTTTCCAGCCCCTGCCTGCCATGGGAGGTAGTACCTTGTAGGGGTCCATGACTCGCAAGTAGAGGACGCCATCGATCTGGAGGGTGACATTATCTGCAAGGAAACAAGGAGCAATTTCATGAGAACAAGGCAGAGGGTCCACCGCCCGCGAGAAAGATACAGAGAAGGCCCAGCAGCAGGGAAACGAGTCAGCAAAGACATAGGCTCAAGCAAGTGCAGGTACTGTACAAGCAAGTTTTCCCAACCAAATAGCGAAGGTCCTTCCAACATAGAGAACAGAAAGtgagggagaaaagaaaactgCATAAAGATCTAGGCCTCCCCTTGCTCGGAGAAGGGTTAAGAACCAGGCAAATGCTCTACAGACATCTGATCAATACTTTTTGAGGTAGACCAATTCAATTTGCAGAGGCCTTGGATGAACACGGACAGACAAAGCTCTCTGCTCACACATGTAACTATGCAAAGGGAAACTAAAGAACCTGGGTTTGCTGGCCTAGACAGAGATGGACCACCCCACAAATTACCCATTCCCTGACCCACTCCAGGGCCGGCCCCCAACTCATCCCTGCCTGGCCCTTCCACTCCTTTCCTCCCCAGCCAAATCTTCTCACCAAGGGAAACAGCCGACTGCTCTGGCACATTGATGACGATTTCCTTGAGGCTTTGCACGTAGCGGATGCGGTCGAGAAGCGGGATGAGGAAGTTCAGCCCCTGGCAAAAAGGGTTAGCAAAGGGGAAAGTGTTTCTCCATACAACTAGTTATTCCAGATTGCTGAATTACCTGAAAGCTGAGCTTACATTTCACACTGCTGTAAACCAGGGGGGTGCAGACCCTGTGGGCCTACACTTCTTGCCTGACTTGAGCTACCACCAATCCCTGGGGCCAGGCTCCTATGCCTCCCGTTTTAAAACAGCCTCACTGTTTGCCCGTTTGGTTCCCAGGATTAATTTAAGATGCTCACGCTGGAGTTTAAAGTCCTGAATGACATAGGTGCCAAATACCTGAAAGGTTGCCTCCATCCCTACCAGCCTTCTCAGGTGTTAAGTGCTGCAAAGGGACTTCTCATGGTAGTTCCATCACCCTCAAAAGTGCAACGAATGGTGACCTGGGAAGAGGCTTTCTCTGTGGCAGTCCCTCAGTTGTAGAATTCCCTCATCACAGTGCTGCATCTAAGATCTGTCATAGAACTTTTTCCACATGCCAAAGAAACCTCTTTATGTTACCTTTTGACACAATATTTTTGTGAGACACCCCTCTTCAGTTTTGTTTAGTTGATCCTGTGCTGCTTTTGCTTGGAATTGTTTTACTTGTTTACTTTCCCAAAAGATATCCAGTTATTCACATGGATGCAACTGATCAATCCCACGTACGTTTCCTGTTAAAAACCGCCCCTTTGAAGGTGCTATTTCGAGACTGAACTTCAGGGGGTATTTTTGAcaggaaaatagcactggaggGAAGGGTGAACTTCAGTACAAGACACTGTCCCTGGAACTGGCACTTGCTACTATTTCTTTTTAATGTCTGGGAGAAACCATCACATGGTAAACATGTAACCCTGTCGTCTAATCTAGTGTCAGCATTTGTTTGTCTTTAAAGGTGCTACAGGACCCTTTATTTCAGTTAACAATGACCTCAATCTCCGCTACCAGCCCAACCTGCACTTTCTACTTTCATCCAATGCCAGGCAACACACTCTGCTTCCGTTTTGCTTCCTTTCCCTCCTTCAGAAGAGGGACCTCCATTTTGGCACtcttgtgggttttttgtccATTTCTCTACATAGGAAATCCAAGGACACCCTAACTCTAAAAACCTGTAAGCCGGGCTGCAGTTTAAACCCAGCTGGCACCCCACTGGTTCCTTAAAAGTTGCCCTTTGCAGATCCACCCCACACCCCGATTGCTGAAAGCAGGACTGGTCCTTACTGGCTCCAGGATGCGATGGAACTTGCCCATCCGCTCCACCACCCAGGCTTCCTGCTGGGGCACAAAGAGGATCAACGTGTTCATAGGGAGATTGGAGGAACATCTCTGTGGCACTCTGGCCAGCCACACTGTGGGCACCGGCCGCCTGCTGCTCTGCAAAGACATTTGGAGGAAAAGTCTGAGAGTGTGCAGAGAGAAGACTCCACCAGCTGTTGGGGGGAAAACACCAAGGAGCACGCAGGCAAGTGAGCAGAGGTATGTGCATGGGCCCACCCCAAAGCTTCAGGCAAGTATTGGCACGAGTTGCCccattttaggacccaccttattttttttAGGGTTGCTTCAAATTGCTTTTAATACTGTGCTTTAATGcggcaacccaccctgggaccttaaggtgaagggtgggtcatatttctgcatttctatcccacctttttctccaaggggctcaGGGTGCCATATATGTGATTCTCCGCCTCCCCGTTTACTGCCCActacaaccctgtgtggtaggttaggctgagaggaagtggCCGAGCCCCGAGGTCACCCCAGAGGTCTTAATGGCCGAGTGAGGGCGATGTGAACCTTTGCCAGGCCACAGTCCGGCACTAACTATTACATCAATTAGTAAGTCCGGCACTAACTattacaacaaacaacaaaaagtgGGTCTAGAAAAGCAACACCGCCCAGGACCCTTCCCCTAAGACTTACCACCTTCttagccccctccccccgccctgccATTGCTCTATGCCTCCCTCAAGGAGAGCAAGGAGGCGCCCAGTTGCAGGAGGAATGAGGAACCTCCACCTTTGCCCCCTCTGGCTGCCCCACTCCCACCGGCTCCAGAGAAGGAGGCCTGCAGCCCCACTTGCCCCAGCCCACCCTCCCACCTGCAGCCTTTCCTAAACATCTCCTCCAACGCCTCTCCCGGGTGCTTTTATTTGAGACCCTTAGGATCCTTCAGCCCAACTCCAGTgaatagaccaggcttcctcaaattcaaacagatgttttgggcctacaactcccatgatccctagctagcaggaccagtggtcagggatggtgggaattgtagtctcaaaacatctggagggccgaggttgaggaagcctggaatagATCCATGGAGATCCCTGAGGCGAAGAATATGTTTTCGAAACAGAGGCATAAAATGAAGGGAATGACCCCCCCCCTGGCTAGGGTTGCAGGGGCCCCTGGGGCCCCTCGATGGAGGGCAAGGTCTCTGCCCCGCAGAAGCAGCAGAGGCAGGAGCAGCGGTGCCCCCCTTTCCCAGGGGGCCCCcaacccctttcccctcccacccccttcccccgtCGCCCACCTCCCGGAGGAGGAGCCCCCGCGCGACGGCGACCCCCCGCGCCGCCCGCAGCGCCAGCATCTCTCCCTCGCCGCGCTGCCTCGCCTGCCCCGCTCTGCGCACGCGCCGCCGCCGGAAGCCGGTCCGTCCCCGAAAGCCTTCCGCCCGGCCCGGGAGAGAGGAGCCACCAACGCGCAGCGCCGGCTCCCGTGCGACTCCGGCGGCACCTCGCGCGCGGGGGACGGGGCGACCTCGGCGCGGCCTCTGGCTCGTCCCTCCAGGAGAGAGGCAGCATCTTTGCGGGGGAAGTAGAAACGGGGCCAGGTGGTGCCCCGGCCTGCGCCGTCTCCGCCTCCGTCCCCCATCCGTCGCTCTCGCCCCGcacatggcggcggcggcgccgcgCCTCCTGCGAACGGGAACCGGACGTTGATTCCCTCGCCGTGTCGGCCGCTACGGCTGCGCGGGGAGGAGAAAAGCCACGTGATCGAAGCAGTTCActtgcggaactccctgccacggGAGGCCGGGCACTTTCACGGAGGAGGCGGGCGGTGGCTAGATTGTGGGGTCTCATATATGTTTCTTTATCCTGTTTTGTATAGGGCATGACTAACGCCGTCTTGCTTCTGTAGAAATTGCTTGCTGAAATAATCCTGTGTGCGTTTAAAACAGGattaggcaaactcggccctccagatgttttgggactacaactcacatgcatcatccctgaccactgggcctgttagctagggatgatgggagttgtagtcccaaaacatctggagggccgagtttgcctatgcctgttttaaaaggCGGCTGGTTTCTGTCTTGGCTCTTGCAAGTGAATCTGTCAATAGATTATGGCCCCCAACGCTGCTAACTGCTCTTTGAAGTAGCCTAGACTATGCTTTGTTTCCTGTGAAAGCCCATTAATCAGCCTAACTGTCGTTATCAGCTTTGTTCTAGCCAAGGAATGTAAAAGAGAAAAGGCCTCTGTTAGAATAGGCGTGA
This region of Zootoca vivipara chromosome 11, rZooViv1.1, whole genome shotgun sequence genomic DNA includes:
- the STOML2 gene encoding stomatin-like protein 2, mitochondrial isoform X2, yielding MNTLILFVPQQEAWVVERMGKFHRILEPGLNFLIPLLDRIRYVQSLKEIVINVPEQSAVSLDNVTLQIDGVLYLRVMDPYKASYGVEDPEYAVTQLAQTTMRSELGKLTLDKVFRERENLNASIVDAINQASDYWGIRCLRYEIKDIHVPPRVKESMQMQVEAERRKRATVLESEGTRESAINVAEGKKQAQILASEGEKAEQINQASGEASAILVKAQAKAEAIRVVASALAQQNGNSAASLSVAEQYVAAFSKLAKESNTILLPSSTGDISSMVGQAMGIYGSLSKPQPTKAASVEAAAPPALQAPPPPPPPSIEYTEQEQPSAS
- the STOML2 gene encoding stomatin-like protein 2, mitochondrial isoform X1 — protein: MLALRAARGVAVARGLLLRESSRRPVPTVWLARVPQRCSSNLPMNTLILFVPQQEAWVVERMGKFHRILEPGLNFLIPLLDRIRYVQSLKEIVINVPEQSAVSLDNVTLQIDGVLYLRVMDPYKASYGVEDPEYAVTQLAQTTMRSELGKLTLDKVFRERENLNASIVDAINQASDYWGIRCLRYEIKDIHVPPRVKESMQMQVEAERRKRATVLESEGTRESAINVAEGKKQAQILASEGEKAEQINQASGEASAILVKAQAKAEAIRVVASALAQQNGNSAASLSVAEQYVAAFSKLAKESNTILLPSSTGDISSMVGQAMGIYGSLSKPQPTKAASVEAAAPPALQAPPPPPPPSIEYTEQEQPSAS